A DNA window from Altererythrobacter sp. B11 contains the following coding sequences:
- a CDS encoding pirin family protein translates to MSILKTVTPVTHDLGSFEVRRAVPSLNCRMVGPFVFIDQFGPARLEPGQGMDVRPHPHIGLATVTWLFDGAIEHRDSVGSFSTISPGTVNLMTAGSGIVHSERSPVSERTGGPALYGMQTWLALPDGKEEIDPAFESVSKLPLVEDGGARARIIMGTLWGQTAPTTTYAETINAEIALSAGGSIPIDAEADERALMLVGGDASLDGQQMVLHELVVLKPGEPMMLDSERGGLVFLMGGEAFPRRRHVYWNFVSSSKERIEQAKEDWVNRRFAPVPGDDEEFIPLPERPKTVSYP, encoded by the coding sequence ATGAGCATCTTGAAGACCGTAACCCCCGTGACCCACGATCTCGGCTCCTTCGAGGTGCGCCGGGCGGTCCCCAGCCTCAATTGCCGGATGGTGGGACCTTTCGTCTTCATCGACCAGTTCGGCCCCGCCCGGCTGGAACCGGGCCAGGGCATGGACGTACGGCCGCACCCGCATATCGGCCTCGCCACCGTCACCTGGCTGTTCGACGGCGCGATCGAGCATCGCGACAGCGTGGGCAGTTTCTCCACCATCAGCCCGGGCACGGTGAACCTGATGACCGCAGGCAGCGGGATCGTCCATTCCGAACGCAGCCCGGTGAGCGAGCGCACGGGCGGCCCCGCCCTCTATGGCATGCAGACCTGGCTCGCCCTGCCCGACGGCAAGGAAGAGATCGATCCCGCCTTCGAATCCGTCAGCAAGCTGCCGCTTGTGGAGGATGGCGGCGCGCGGGCGCGGATCATCATGGGGACGCTGTGGGGGCAGACGGCGCCGACCACCACCTATGCCGAAACGATCAATGCCGAGATCGCCCTGTCCGCGGGGGGCTCGATCCCGATCGACGCCGAGGCAGACGAGCGGGCGCTGATGCTGGTGGGCGGCGATGCCAGCCTGGATGGCCAGCAGATGGTGCTGCACGAGTTGGTGGTGCTGAAACCGGGTGAGCCGATGATGCTCGATTCCGAACGCGGCGGGCTGGTGTTCCTGATGGGCGGCGAAGCCTTCCCCCGGCGGCGGCACGTCTACTGGAATTTCGTCAGCTCCAGCAAGGAGCGGATCGAGCAGGCGAAGGAGGATTGGGTGAACCGCCGCTTCGCCCCCGTCCCCGGCGACGACGAGGAATTCATCCCCCTGCCCGAGCGGCCCAAGACCGTCTCCTACCCCTGA
- a CDS encoding UrcA family protein, with protein sequence MKTTPIMALAAASLSILAIAPAQAEDGAYTVSYGDLDLSSPAGAHTLALRVDAGVDRVCERPFIRDLKGMVNWQECRETARTSAIEQLQSQGVQQGTVRFES encoded by the coding sequence ATGAAGACCACTCCGATCATGGCGCTTGCCGCCGCTTCGCTTTCCATCCTCGCCATCGCGCCCGCCCAGGCGGAGGACGGCGCCTACACCGTGTCCTACGGCGATCTCGATCTTTCCTCGCCTGCCGGCGCCCATACCCTGGCCCTGCGGGTCGATGCCGGTGTGGACCGGGTGTGCGAGCGCCCGTTCATCCGCGACCTCAAGGGGATGGTGAACTGGCAGGAATGCCGCGAAACTGCGCGCACCTCTGCCATCGAACAGCTGCAGAGCCAGGGCGTTCAGCAGGGCACCGTTCGGTTCGAAAGCTGA
- a CDS encoding DUF2332 domain-containing protein produces MADGRIMEITDVREAIAWQADHAERAFAPRTARVIRAEGAILDTDTGLARRMNNWQGLSLEDAMPLRVAGGLHHLFLSGEDRRLEPVYAGLTTDQAAVDAIVADLARQYDARLMPWLDHPPQTNEAGRSASIMAGLLWLSQQLGPRFELNEIGASAGINTMMGRYFYDLGGVTAGPSLSRMRITPEWRGAPPPSASVEIVAIKGCDIAPVDLTDPAQALRLKAYVWADAAERMARLDTAIAMAETAAPDLVRADAGAFVEDMLAAPQEEGVTRVLFHSVMWQYLPAHTREAITSAMEQAGARATAERPLAWIRLETNRATFRHELSIRYWPGGEEAVIPAEAHPHGAWVEWRGA; encoded by the coding sequence ATGGCTGACGGGCGGATCATGGAGATCACCGATGTGCGCGAGGCGATCGCGTGGCAGGCGGATCACGCCGAGCGCGCCTTCGCGCCTCGCACAGCGCGGGTGATCCGCGCGGAGGGCGCGATCCTCGATACCGATACCGGCCTCGCCCGGCGGATGAACAACTGGCAGGGCCTGAGCCTGGAGGATGCGATGCCGCTGCGCGTGGCGGGCGGGCTGCACCATTTGTTCCTGTCCGGAGAGGACCGCCGGCTGGAACCGGTCTATGCCGGGCTGACCACCGATCAGGCGGCGGTGGACGCGATCGTCGCCGATCTGGCGCGGCAATATGACGCGCGGCTCATGCCCTGGCTCGATCATCCGCCGCAGACGAACGAGGCGGGCCGGTCTGCCAGCATCATGGCGGGGCTGCTGTGGCTGTCGCAGCAGCTGGGGCCGCGCTTCGAGCTGAACGAGATCGGCGCCAGCGCCGGCATCAACACCATGATGGGCCGCTATTTCTATGATCTGGGCGGCGTGACGGCGGGGCCCAGCCTGTCGCGCATGCGGATCACGCCTGAATGGCGTGGGGCTCCGCCGCCCTCCGCAAGTGTGGAGATCGTCGCGATCAAGGGCTGCGACATCGCCCCGGTGGATTTGACCGATCCGGCGCAGGCGCTGCGCCTCAAGGCCTATGTCTGGGCCGACGCGGCCGAACGGATGGCGCGGCTGGATACGGCGATCGCCATGGCAGAAACGGCCGCGCCTGATCTTGTGCGCGCCGATGCCGGCGCCTTCGTGGAGGATATGCTCGCCGCGCCGCAGGAGGAGGGCGTCACCCGCGTGCTGTTCCATTCGGTAATGTGGCAATATCTGCCCGCCCACACGCGGGAAGCGATCACCAGTGCCATGGAGCAGGCCGGCGCCCGCGCTACGGCGGAGCGACCGCTGGCGTGGATCAGGCTGGAAACCAACCGCGCCACCTTCCGCCACGAACTCTCGATCCGCTACTGGCCGGGCGGGGAAGAGGCGGTGATCCCGGCCGAAGCGCATCCGCATGGCGCCTGGGTGGAGTGGCGCGGCGCCTAG
- the hisG gene encoding ATP phosphoribosyltransferase, translating into MSGTSTSQLTFAVPKGRILDEALPVMARAGVVPESGFHDKANRALSFATDRGDMRIIRVRAFDVATFVAFGAAQAGIVGSDVIEEFDYSELYAPVDLDIGHCRLSVAVPQDESGYAPGHASHLRIATKYPNITSRWFERQGIQAECVKLNGAMELAPSLGLSRRIVDLVSTGRTLKENGLVEADVIMPVSARLIVNRAALKTDARVADLVERFRALASAEAA; encoded by the coding sequence ATGAGCGGAACGTCCACATCGCAGCTGACATTCGCCGTGCCGAAAGGCCGCATCCTCGACGAGGCGCTGCCCGTGATGGCGCGCGCGGGCGTCGTGCCGGAAAGCGGCTTTCACGACAAGGCCAACCGCGCGCTCAGCTTCGCCACCGATCGGGGCGATATGCGGATCATCCGGGTGCGCGCCTTCGACGTTGCTACCTTCGTGGCCTTCGGCGCCGCGCAGGCGGGCATCGTCGGCTCCGACGTGATCGAGGAGTTCGACTATTCGGAGCTCTATGCCCCGGTCGATCTCGATATCGGGCATTGCCGCCTTTCTGTGGCCGTGCCGCAGGATGAAAGCGGCTATGCCCCCGGCCATGCCAGCCACCTGCGCATCGCGACCAAATATCCCAATATCACCAGCCGCTGGTTCGAGCGACAGGGCATCCAGGCCGAATGCGTCAAGCTGAACGGCGCGATGGAGCTGGCCCCCTCGCTCGGGCTTTCGCGCCGGATCGTGGATCTCGTCTCCACCGGCCGCACGCTGAAGGAAAACGGGCTGGTGGAAGCTGACGTGATCATGCCCGTCTCCGCACGCCTGATCGTCAACCGCGCCGCGCTGAAGACGGATGCGCGCGTAGCCGATCTGGTCGAGCGGTTCCGTGCCCTTGCCAGTGCGGAGGCGGCGTGA
- the hisD gene encoding histidinol dehydrogenase has product MLRLSTADEDFERKFARLVDDRRESEADIARTVADILSEVRQRGDAALTEYTQRFDRHTLGTEEEWRVAPEACRAAFDALEPDLRTALELAAERIRAYHEAQLPADRDYVDNAGVRLGARWRAVDAAGLYVPGGRAAYPSSLLMNAIPAKVAGVERLVVTTPTPRGEVNPLVLAAAHLAGVDEVWRIGGAQAVAALAYGTDRIGRVDVITGPGNDYVAEAKRQLFGVVGIDMVAGPSEILVIADNKNDPDWIAADLLSQAEHDPSSQSILITDDALFAAEVADCVDLQCSMLATEKVARQSWDDNGVLLIVRDLAEAPALANRLAAEHVELAVEEPEALFDQLRHAGSVFLGRHTPEAVGDYVAGPNHVLPTGRRARFASGLSVLDFMKRTSFISMGEGSLAKLGPAAIALAKVEGLPAHAKSVELRLK; this is encoded by the coding sequence ATGCTGCGGCTGTCAACGGCGGATGAGGATTTCGAGCGGAAGTTCGCGCGGCTAGTGGACGACCGGCGCGAAAGCGAGGCGGATATCGCCCGCACCGTAGCCGATATTCTTTCCGAGGTGCGCCAGCGCGGCGATGCGGCGCTGACCGAATATACACAAAGGTTCGACCGGCATACGCTGGGCACGGAAGAGGAATGGCGCGTGGCGCCGGAGGCCTGCCGCGCCGCCTTCGACGCGCTGGAGCCGGACCTGCGCACCGCTCTGGAGCTCGCGGCGGAGCGCATCCGCGCCTATCACGAGGCGCAACTGCCCGCCGATCGCGACTATGTGGACAATGCCGGCGTGCGGCTCGGTGCCCGCTGGCGGGCCGTGGATGCGGCGGGGCTCTATGTCCCGGGTGGCCGCGCGGCCTATCCCTCGTCCCTGCTGATGAACGCCATCCCGGCCAAGGTTGCCGGGGTCGAGCGCCTTGTCGTCACCACGCCCACGCCGCGCGGGGAGGTGAACCCGCTGGTTCTCGCCGCGGCCCATCTGGCCGGCGTGGACGAGGTGTGGCGGATCGGCGGCGCGCAGGCGGTGGCCGCCCTCGCCTATGGCACCGATCGGATCGGCCGGGTGGATGTGATCACTGGCCCCGGCAATGACTATGTCGCCGAAGCCAAGCGCCAGCTGTTCGGCGTGGTCGGCATCGACATGGTCGCCGGGCCGAGCGAGATCCTGGTGATCGCCGACAACAAGAACGATCCGGACTGGATCGCCGCCGACCTGCTGAGCCAGGCGGAGCACGACCCGTCCTCCCAATCCATTCTCATCACTGACGATGCCCTGTTCGCCGCCGAAGTGGCCGATTGCGTGGACCTGCAGTGTTCCATGCTGGCCACGGAAAAGGTCGCCCGGCAGAGCTGGGACGACAATGGCGTGCTGCTGATCGTGCGCGACCTTGCGGAGGCCCCCGCCCTCGCCAACCGGCTCGCCGCCGAGCATGTGGAACTGGCGGTGGAAGAGCCCGAAGCGCTGTTCGACCAGCTGCGCCACGCCGGCAGCGTGTTCCTCGGCCGCCACACGCCGGAAGCCGTGGGCGATTATGTCGCGGGCCCCAATCATGTCCTGCCCACTGGCCGCCGCGCGCGCTTTGCCAGCGGGCTTTCCGTGCTGGACTTCATGAAACGCACCAGCTTCATCTCCATGGGCGAAGGCTCGCTGGCGAAACTCGGCCCGGCCGCGATCGCTCTGGCGAAGGTCGAAGGCCTGCCTGCCCATGCCAAATCCGTGGAATTGCGCCTGAAATGA
- the nusB gene encoding transcription antitermination factor NusB, whose amino-acid sequence MNMSARSRSRSAARLAAVQALYQKQMEGTPLARLLDEFHQHRLGREIEDVQFAEADVPFFDDIVRGFDARAEEIDALLSEKLAQGWSLQRLDKTMLQILRAGAYELIARPDVPVGTAISEYVDVAHAFFEEREAKFVNGVLDAVAKAARA is encoded by the coding sequence ATGAATATGTCCGCCCGATCCCGTTCGCGTTCCGCCGCCCGCCTTGCCGCGGTGCAGGCGCTGTATCAGAAGCAGATGGAAGGCACGCCGCTGGCCCGCCTGCTCGACGAATTCCACCAGCACCGGCTCGGCCGCGAGATCGAGGATGTGCAATTCGCCGAAGCGGACGTGCCCTTCTTCGACGACATCGTGCGCGGCTTCGATGCGCGAGCCGAGGAAATCGACGCCCTGCTGAGCGAGAAACTGGCCCAGGGCTGGAGCCTCCAGCGGCTGGACAAGACCATGCTGCAAATCCTCCGCGCCGGCGCCTATGAGCTGATCGCCCGCCCCGATGTGCCGGTGGGCACGGCCATCAGCGAATATGTCGACGTAGCCCACGCCTTCTTCGAAGAGCGCGAGGCCAAGTTCGTGAACGGCGTGCTGGACGCGGTGGCAAAGGCCGCGCGCGCATAG
- a CDS encoding S1/P1 nuclease, giving the protein MTKRISAAALLAAAGCAWAAPAAAWGPIGHRITAQIAEDNVSGRTMAHVRAILGTEDLAEGATWPDEQRSNPAPFWQKEASPWHYVTVPAGADPADFPHPPEGDGITALRTYTAVLRDPAAGQEEKARALRFVVHIVGDLHQPLHAGAGSDRGGNDVKVLWFDAPQNLHWVWDEGLIERQQLSYSEYAARLERRMTPQQVIAWWNTDPATWIAESVALRDRIYPQPGQVRGQGTQEDPFVLSWQYSYDWTPPEEERLQQAGIRIAAYLDWVFAGL; this is encoded by the coding sequence GTGACGAAACGCATCTCCGCCGCTGCCCTGCTCGCTGCCGCCGGCTGCGCCTGGGCCGCCCCCGCCGCCGCCTGGGGGCCGATCGGCCACCGCATCACGGCGCAGATTGCCGAGGACAATGTCAGCGGCCGCACCATGGCGCATGTCCGGGCGATTCTGGGGACGGAGGATCTGGCGGAAGGCGCCACCTGGCCGGACGAGCAGCGATCGAACCCGGCGCCCTTCTGGCAGAAGGAAGCCTCCCCCTGGCACTATGTCACCGTGCCGGCGGGCGCCGATCCCGCCGATTTCCCCCACCCGCCAGAGGGGGACGGGATCACCGCGCTGCGGACCTACACCGCCGTGCTGCGCGATCCGGCGGCCGGGCAGGAGGAGAAGGCGCGGGCGCTGCGCTTCGTGGTGCATATCGTGGGCGATCTGCACCAGCCGCTTCACGCCGGCGCCGGCAGCGACCGCGGGGGGAACGACGTGAAGGTGCTGTGGTTCGATGCGCCGCAGAACCTCCACTGGGTGTGGGACGAAGGGCTGATCGAGCGACAGCAGCTGAGCTACAGCGAATATGCCGCGCGGCTGGAACGGCGCATGACGCCGCAGCAGGTCATCGCCTGGTGGAACACCGATCCCGCGACCTGGATCGCCGAAAGCGTCGCGCTGCGCGATCGAATCTATCCTCAGCCGGGGCAGGTGCGCGGGCAGGGCACGCAGGAGGACCCCTTCGTCCTCTCATGGCAATATAGTTACGACTGGACCCCGCCGGAGGAGGAGCGGCTGCAGCAGGCCGGCATCCGCATCGCCGCCTATCTCGACTGGGTGTTCGCCGGGCTGTGA
- the thiL gene encoding thiamine-phosphate kinase codes for MEGESGFIAAMRALAHHPAARGLADDAAVLELGAEALVLTHDMMVEGVHFLPDQDMADVAWKLVASNVSDLAAKGAEPIGGLLGHMLGADDEGFASGLADALEHYGMPLLGGDTVGGGSPRAFGLTAIGRAMHRPVPSRSGARPGDGLFVTGALGAAMIGFETLRDGGAGDSTAYRRPLARLAEGQALAPLATAMMDISDGLLLDAWRMAGASGVALAIEGGSVPLAAPEERRLDALRWGDDYELLFTLPEGVEPPVAATRIGRAEPLGFAPLFLDGEAIVNAEGLGWQHR; via the coding sequence ATGGAAGGAGAATCCGGCTTTATCGCGGCAATGCGCGCGCTGGCGCACCACCCCGCCGCGCGCGGTCTGGCGGACGATGCGGCGGTGCTGGAGCTGGGCGCCGAAGCGCTGGTGTTGACCCATGACATGATGGTGGAAGGCGTGCACTTCCTGCCGGATCAGGACATGGCTGATGTCGCCTGGAAGCTGGTGGCCAGCAATGTCTCCGACCTCGCGGCAAAGGGGGCCGAACCGATCGGCGGGCTGCTGGGCCATATGCTGGGCGCGGATGACGAAGGCTTCGCCAGCGGCTTGGCCGATGCGCTGGAACATTACGGCATGCCGCTGCTGGGCGGCGACACGGTGGGCGGCGGCAGCCCGCGCGCCTTCGGCCTCACCGCCATCGGCCGCGCGATGCACCGCCCCGTGCCATCGCGCAGCGGCGCGCGGCCGGGGGACGGGCTGTTCGTCACCGGCGCACTGGGCGCGGCGATGATCGGCTTCGAAACGCTGCGCGACGGCGGGGCTGGAGACAGCACGGCCTATCGCCGCCCGCTCGCCCGGCTGGCCGAAGGGCAGGCCCTCGCGCCGCTGGCCACGGCCATGATGGATATTTCGGACGGGCTGCTGCTCGATGCCTGGCGCATGGCCGGGGCCAGCGGCGTGGCGCTGGCGATCGAGGGCGGCTCCGTCCCGCTGGCCGCGCCAGAAGAGCGGCGGCTGGATGCGCTGCGCTGGGGCGATGATTACGAACTGCTGTTCACCCTGCCGGAAGGCGTGGAGCCACCCGTGGCGGCCACCCGCATCGGCCGCGCGGAGCCACTGGGTTTCGCCCCCCTGTTCCTCGACGGAGAGGCGATCGTGAATGCCGAAGGGCTTGGCTGGCAGCATCGCTAG
- a CDS encoding sodium-translocating pyrophosphatase: MDLVSIAIALGLLAVVYGFVTSRQVLGANAGSEKMQEIAGAIQEGAQAYLKRQYTTIAIVGVIMAVIVALFLGAMSATGFVLGAVLSGLAGFIGMNISVRANVRTAAAAQAGLQQGLTLAFRAGAITGMLVAGLALLAIAGFFYVLIGPMALPANDREVTRALTALAFGASLISIFARLGGGIFTKAADVGADLVGKVEAGIPEDDPRNPAVIADNVGDNVGDCAGMAADLFETYVVTVGATMVLTALLLGSAGTLLLPLMALPLLIGGVCIVTSIIGTYFVRLGGSNNVMGAMYKGFLVTAVLSIPAIWLAISAALGTMNETIGNQAFTGMDLFWCSLLGLVITGLIIWITEYYTGTNFRPVRSIARASETGHGTNVIQGLAISLEATALPTLVIVAGIVIAYQLAGLIGIAYAATAMLALAGMVVALDAYGPVTDNAGGIAEMAGLDDAVREKTDLLDAVGNTTKAVTKGYAIGSAGLAALVLFAAYTTDLREFFPALRVDFSLENPYVIVGLLLGALLPYLFGAMGMTAVGRAAGDVVKDVRDQFAGDPGIMAGTSRPNYARTVDLVTKAAIKEMIVPSLLPVLAPIAVYFVIRWVAGPANGFAALGALLLGVIVSGLFVALSMTSGGGAWDNAKKFIEDGHHGGKGSEAHKAAVTGDTVGDPYKDTAGPAVNPMIKITNIVALLLLAALAAA, encoded by the coding sequence ATGGACCTTGTATCCATCGCAATCGCGCTGGGGCTGCTCGCCGTCGTTTACGGCTTCGTCACCAGCCGCCAGGTGCTCGGCGCAAATGCCGGTTCTGAAAAGATGCAGGAAATCGCCGGCGCCATTCAGGAAGGCGCGCAGGCTTATCTCAAGCGCCAATACACCACCATTGCCATAGTCGGCGTGATCATGGCCGTGATCGTCGCCCTGTTTCTCGGCGCGATGAGCGCAACCGGCTTCGTGCTGGGGGCGGTCCTGTCCGGCCTCGCCGGCTTCATCGGCATGAATATCTCCGTCCGGGCCAATGTGCGCACGGCGGCGGCGGCGCAGGCGGGCCTGCAGCAGGGCCTCACCCTCGCCTTCCGCGCGGGGGCGATCACCGGGATGCTGGTGGCGGGCCTCGCCCTGCTGGCGATTGCCGGCTTCTTCTATGTGCTGATCGGCCCCATGGCCCTGCCGGCGAATGACCGGGAGGTGACCCGTGCGCTGACCGCCCTCGCCTTCGGCGCCTCACTGATCTCCATCTTCGCCCGACTGGGCGGCGGCATCTTCACCAAGGCAGCCGATGTGGGCGCCGATCTGGTGGGCAAGGTGGAAGCGGGCATTCCCGAGGACGATCCGCGCAACCCGGCGGTGATCGCGGACAATGTAGGCGACAATGTGGGCGATTGCGCTGGCATGGCGGCCGATCTGTTCGAAACCTATGTGGTCACCGTGGGGGCCACCATGGTGCTCACTGCCCTGCTGCTGGGCAGCGCAGGCACGCTGCTGCTGCCGCTGATGGCGCTGCCGCTGCTGATCGGCGGCGTGTGCATCGTCACTTCGATCATCGGCACCTATTTCGTGCGCCTTGGCGGATCGAACAATGTGATGGGGGCCATGTACAAGGGCTTCCTCGTCACCGCGGTGCTTTCCATTCCCGCCATCTGGCTGGCCATCTCGGCGGCGCTGGGCACGATGAACGAGACGATCGGAAACCAGGCCTTCACCGGCATGGACCTGTTTTGGTGCTCGCTCCTTGGCCTGGTCATCACCGGGCTCATCATCTGGATCACCGAATATTACACCGGCACCAATTTCCGCCCGGTGCGGTCCATCGCGCGGGCTTCGGAAACCGGGCATGGCACCAATGTGATCCAGGGGCTGGCGATCAGCCTGGAAGCGACCGCGCTGCCCACGCTGGTGATCGTGGCGGGCATTGTCATCGCCTACCAGCTCGCCGGACTGATCGGCATCGCCTACGCCGCCACGGCCATGTTGGCTCTGGCGGGCATGGTGGTGGCGCTGGACGCCTATGGCCCGGTGACCGACAATGCCGGCGGCATCGCCGAAATGGCCGGGCTGGACGATGCGGTGCGGGAAAAGACGGACCTGCTGGATGCCGTGGGCAACACCACCAAGGCGGTGACCAAGGGCTATGCCATCGGCTCGGCGGGGCTGGCCGCGCTGGTACTTTTCGCCGCCTATACCACCGATCTCAGGGAGTTCTTCCCCGCGCTGCGCGTCGATTTCAGCCTGGAGAACCCCTATGTCATCGTGGGCCTGCTGCTGGGGGCGCTGCTGCCCTATCTGTTCGGCGCCATGGGCATGACGGCGGTGGGCCGCGCGGCGGGCGATGTGGTGAAGGACGTGCGCGACCAGTTCGCCGGCGATCCGGGCATCATGGCCGGCACCAGCCGACCCAATTATGCGCGCACGGTGGACCTCGTCACCAAGGCGGCGATCAAGGAAATGATCGTGCCCAGCCTGCTGCCGGTGCTGGCGCCGATCGCGGTCTATTTCGTGATCCGCTGGGTGGCGGGCCCCGCCAATGGCTTCGCCGCGCTGGGTGCGCTGCTGCTGGGGGTGATCGTGAGCGGGTTGTTCGTGGCCCTGTCCATGACATCCGGCGGGGGCGCCTGGGACAATGCGAAGAAGTTCATCGAGGACGGCCATCACGGCGGCAAGGGCAGCGAAGCCCACAAGGCCGCGGTGACGGGTGACACGGTGGGCGATCCCTACAAGGACACCGCCGGCCCGGCGGTGAACCCGATGATCAAGATCACCAATATCGTGGCCCTGCTGCTGCTGGCGGCGCTGGCTGCTGCCTGA
- a CDS encoding GNAT family N-acetyltransferase has protein sequence MVRHASTLTMPDAALPGSGRPVPALALMAEDWRRFDSAAERTQWDALAQWAAEPNPFHESWYLLPALRALDTTGEVKLLCLTADGQLAGLLPVKRQSRYYGHRLPHWANWIHDNAFLGTPLVAPGFEGIFWRQVLAWCDARAGCATFLHLSQLPTEGPLHRALAAACASRKRPAASVWQEERAMLASPLSPEEYLEQALSGKKRKELRRQHRRLAEEGDLTVERTASAAGLHGWAREFLELERAGWKGTAGSALACAPQTRDLFLSALAGAARHGRLERLAIRLNGRPLAMLVNFLCPPGAFSYKTAFDEGFARFSPGVLLQRENLALLAQPGIAWADSCAAADHPMIDHFWRERRAIARYNVAIGGAVHRMAFRMLAKKETGSFPRGIA, from the coding sequence TTGGTCCGCCACGCTTCCACCCTGACCATGCCCGATGCCGCCCTGCCCGGCAGCGGCCGGCCTGTGCCCGCGCTGGCGCTGATGGCGGAAGACTGGCGCCGCTTCGATAGCGCGGCAGAGCGCACACAATGGGATGCGCTGGCCCAATGGGCGGCAGAGCCCAATCCGTTCCACGAAAGCTGGTATCTCCTGCCGGCGCTACGCGCGCTGGACACGACAGGAGAGGTGAAACTGCTGTGCCTGACGGCGGATGGGCAGCTTGCTGGCCTGCTGCCGGTGAAGCGGCAATCGCGATATTACGGCCATCGCCTGCCGCATTGGGCGAACTGGATCCACGACAACGCCTTTCTGGGCACGCCGCTCGTCGCCCCCGGCTTCGAGGGGATATTCTGGCGGCAGGTGCTCGCCTGGTGCGATGCGCGCGCGGGCTGCGCCACCTTCCTCCATCTCTCCCAGCTGCCCACCGAAGGGCCGCTGCATCGCGCACTTGCTGCCGCCTGCGCCAGCAGGAAGCGCCCCGCGGCGAGCGTGTGGCAGGAAGAGCGCGCCATGCTCGCCTCCCCCCTCTCGCCGGAGGAGTATCTGGAGCAGGCGCTTTCGGGCAAGAAGCGCAAGGAATTGCGCCGCCAGCACCGCCGGCTGGCCGAAGAGGGCGATTTGACGGTGGAACGCACCGCTTCGGCCGCGGGCCTGCATGGCTGGGCGCGCGAATTCCTGGAGCTGGAACGCGCCGGCTGGAAGGGGACCGCGGGCTCCGCCCTCGCCTGCGCGCCGCAAACGCGCGATCTCTTCCTCAGCGCGCTGGCAGGCGCTGCGCGGCATGGCCGGCTGGAACGCCTCGCCATTCGGCTGAACGGGCGCCCACTGGCGATGCTGGTGAATTTCCTCTGCCCGCCCGGCGCCTTCTCCTACAAGACGGCGTTCGATGAAGGCTTCGCCCGCTTCTCCCCCGGGGTGCTGCTGCAACGGGAAAACCTGGCCCTGCTGGCGCAGCCCGGCATTGCCTGGGCGGATAGCTGCGCGGCGGCGGATCACCCGATGATCGACCATTTCTGGCGCGAACGCCGCGCCATCGCCCGCTACAATGTCGCCATCGGCGGTGCCGTGCATCGCATGGCCTTCCGCATGCTGGCGAAGAAGGAAACCGGCTCTTTTCCCAGAGGGATCGCATGA
- a CDS encoding cupin-like domain-containing protein: MTSHGPIHPAGPAGSGAVFPPASHADFAASYPEGPHKLRHALGDHPLLALDALAELGESLPPRSIEYNRGDLPISVDGKPGATGLTIGETIRRIDTSNSWAVLKNIEQQPAYAALLADLLGELTADVVGRTGRMMKTQGFIFVSSPDAVTPYHFDPEHNILLQLRGQKAMTIFPAGDPRFAPDRVHEAYHTGGARELAWDTALEPGGLTFRLDPGEAVYVPVMAPHYVRNGPAPSISLSITWRSEWSFAEADARAFNSLLRRWGLDPAPPGRWPRSNRAKAIGWRIARRIPGIC; the protein is encoded by the coding sequence ATGACCAGTCACGGCCCCATCCATCCCGCCGGCCCAGCGGGGAGCGGCGCGGTGTTCCCGCCCGCATCGCATGCGGATTTCGCCGCCTCCTACCCCGAGGGCCCGCATAAGCTGCGCCACGCGCTGGGCGACCACCCGCTGCTGGCGCTCGATGCGCTGGCCGAACTGGGAGAAAGCCTGCCGCCGCGCTCCATCGAGTACAATCGCGGCGACCTGCCGATCAGCGTGGACGGCAAGCCCGGCGCCACGGGGCTCACCATTGGGGAGACGATCCGCCGCATCGACACCAGCAACAGCTGGGCGGTGCTGAAGAACATCGAACAGCAGCCCGCCTATGCCGCCCTGCTGGCCGATCTGCTGGGTGAGCTGACCGCGGATGTGGTGGGCCGCACCGGGCGTATGATGAAGACGCAGGGCTTCATCTTCGTCTCCAGCCCCGATGCGGTGACGCCCTATCACTTCGACCCGGAACACAACATCCTGCTGCAATTGCGCGGACAGAAGGCGATGACGATCTTCCCCGCCGGCGATCCGCGCTTCGCCCCCGACCGGGTGCACGAGGCCTATCACACCGGCGGCGCGCGCGAACTGGCCTGGGACACCGCGCTGGAACCCGGCGGCCTGACCTTCCGGCTCGATCCCGGCGAAGCCGTCTATGTTCCGGTGATGGCGCCGCATTATGTGCGCAACGGCCCCGCGCCTTCCATCTCGCTGTCGATCACCTGGCGCAGCGAATGGAGCTTTGCCGAAGCCGATGCGCGCGCTTTCAACAGCTTGCTGCGCCGCTGGGGCCTCGATCCCGCGCCGCCGGGGCGGTGGCCGCGGAGCAACAGGGCCAAGGCAATCGGCTGGCGAATTGCACGGCGAATCCCCGGGATTTGTTGA